One genomic segment of Rhizobium sp. 11515TR includes these proteins:
- a CDS encoding SDR family oxidoreductase: MKIVIIGGTGLIGSKTADRLRKQGHEVIAAAPNTGVNTITGEGLAEALAGASIVMDLANSPSFEDKAVLEFFETSGRNLAAAEKTAGVKHHIALSIIGVDRLPESGYMRAKVAQEKIIRDSGIPYTIVHSTQFMEFLSGIAQSGTVGDTVRLSPAYVQPIASDDVADNMTVVANSAAINGIVEISGPERVRLNELVARYLKAMGDARKVVADPEARYFGARLEDGSLVSDGNPRLGRITFEQWFATSARK, encoded by the coding sequence ATGAAAATCGTCATCATCGGCGGGACCGGCCTGATCGGTTCGAAAACAGCCGACCGCCTTCGCAAGCAAGGCCACGAAGTCATTGCCGCTGCACCGAACACCGGCGTCAATACGATTACGGGCGAAGGGCTCGCCGAAGCATTGGCCGGCGCCTCTATCGTCATGGACCTCGCAAACTCGCCATCCTTCGAGGACAAAGCCGTGCTCGAATTCTTCGAGACGTCAGGCCGCAATCTGGCGGCAGCGGAAAAGACGGCCGGCGTGAAGCATCATATCGCCCTTTCCATCATCGGTGTCGATCGCCTGCCCGAAAGCGGCTACATGCGCGCCAAGGTCGCCCAGGAAAAGATCATCCGCGACTCCGGCATTCCCTATACGATCGTCCATTCGACGCAGTTCATGGAATTCCTAAGCGGCATCGCCCAGTCCGGCACGGTCGGCGATACGGTGCGCCTGTCGCCGGCCTACGTGCAGCCGATCGCTTCCGACGACGTCGCCGACAACATGACCGTCGTCGCAAACTCCGCGGCAATCAATGGCATCGTCGAGATCTCCGGTCCAGAACGTGTCCGGCTGAATGAGCTCGTTGCCCGCTACCTCAAGGCAATGGGCGATGCCCGCAAGGTCGTGGCGGATCCGGAAGCCCGCTATTTCGGCGCAAGGCTGGAAGACGGCTCGCTCGTGTCCGACGGCAATCCGCGCCTCGGCCGCATCACCTTCGAGCAATGGTTCGCAACCTCCGCCCGCAAATAA
- a CDS encoding LacI family DNA-binding transcriptional regulator, producing the protein MPANDEACWIWRIRQGQQSPGGLIRIYMKRTRIEDIAKEAKVSKATVDRVIHERGFVREETVRKVAEAAHKLAYYASGLIDRQLTAPLARVRLGFLLIKERQEFYQSFSKELIRAVADRQDFRGEVTIRYSPSQSPADFATIMRELATHTEAIACTAVNHGIVNEAARSLRQNGVPVFALLNDFGHGARQTYIGLDNHKVGRLAAWMIAMASRQPGKVAIFLGSNRWQGHELKEAGFRSYLSQLRPDLDILEPVINLETRKLTHETSVALLERHPDLRGIYVAGGGMEGAIAALRETRAPGEVALIVNELTSVSRAALSDGYATMVIGTPLAQLCRDTVELMAQNVLQDRVQMPDAHFLEPQLFLPPSI; encoded by the coding sequence TTGCCGGCCAATGACGAAGCCTGTTGGATCTGGCGAATAAGGCAAGGTCAGCAATCCCCGGGGGGCCTGATCAGGATTTATATGAAGCGGACAAGAATTGAGGATATCGCCAAAGAGGCGAAGGTAAGCAAAGCGACTGTAGATCGTGTCATTCACGAGAGAGGCTTCGTCCGCGAGGAAACGGTCCGCAAGGTTGCAGAAGCAGCGCATAAACTGGCCTATTATGCGAGTGGTCTGATCGATCGGCAGCTGACCGCACCGCTTGCAAGAGTGAGACTTGGCTTCCTGCTCATAAAGGAAAGACAGGAGTTTTATCAGTCTTTCAGCAAAGAGCTGATCCGGGCGGTGGCAGACCGTCAGGATTTTCGCGGTGAAGTGACCATTCGATATTCACCGTCTCAGTCGCCGGCAGACTTTGCGACAATCATGCGCGAACTTGCCACACATACCGAAGCGATAGCTTGCACTGCGGTCAACCACGGCATCGTCAATGAAGCCGCCCGGAGCTTGCGGCAGAACGGAGTTCCCGTCTTCGCCCTGCTGAATGATTTCGGCCACGGCGCGCGTCAAACCTATATCGGTCTCGACAATCACAAGGTCGGACGCCTGGCGGCATGGATGATCGCCATGGCAAGTCGCCAGCCCGGAAAAGTCGCGATTTTTCTTGGCAGTAATCGCTGGCAGGGACACGAATTGAAGGAAGCCGGATTCCGTTCATACCTAAGCCAATTACGGCCGGATCTCGATATCCTGGAACCAGTCATCAATCTTGAGACAAGAAAGCTGACCCATGAAACCTCGGTCGCCTTGCTTGAGCGTCATCCGGATCTGAGAGGCATCTACGTCGCAGGCGGTGGGATGGAAGGCGCAATAGCGGCGCTGCGGGAAACGCGCGCGCCGGGAGAAGTTGCCCTCATCGTCAACGAACTTACCTCGGTCAGCCGCGCGGCCCTTTCCGACGGCTATGCGACAATGGTCATCGGCACGCCTCTGGCCCAGCTTTGCCGGGATACCGTCGAGCTGATGGCACAAAACGTGCTCCAGGATCGGGTTCAAATGCCGGATGCGCATTTTCTGGAACCGCAACTTTTTCTACCTCCTTCCATCTGA
- a CDS encoding mechanosensitive ion channel family protein translates to MFGEHHSLPLVLINLLGLAGIVIWHIQGRSRPTGRLVVQILFFCCMSLVLWLAGISPYHFDYDELQNGGILLAKSARILWWLHLAWTMIGFLHIYLTLNRRPQEAHLLQDLIVGIVYLGVALSVIGFVFGAPVGPLIATSGIVVVIIGLALQNTLADVFSGIALALGRAYVIGDWIQLADGTEGRVVETNWRSTNLLSGGYNVVVLPNSVLAKQGVTNRSRPDESHQISLTMRISAIHKPRLVEEVMLAVLQGCERIVMNPPPVVALKTIDAIALEIELFFRVASAAGRMSAQNEIIDLIYEHCRANGISLAMPAQSLVCPPTGEQKEQATLRAISSGAL, encoded by the coding sequence ATGTTTGGCGAACATCATTCCCTTCCGCTCGTCCTGATCAACCTGCTCGGGCTGGCCGGCATTGTCATCTGGCATATCCAGGGACGCAGCCGCCCAACCGGGCGCCTCGTCGTGCAGATCCTGTTCTTTTGCTGCATGAGCCTCGTGCTCTGGCTTGCCGGAATTTCGCCTTATCACTTTGACTACGACGAGCTTCAGAATGGCGGCATCCTGCTTGCCAAGTCCGCAAGGATCCTTTGGTGGCTGCATCTTGCCTGGACGATGATCGGCTTCCTCCATATCTATCTCACCCTCAACCGCCGGCCGCAGGAGGCGCATCTTCTTCAGGATCTGATCGTCGGCATCGTCTATCTCGGCGTCGCCCTGTCCGTCATCGGCTTCGTCTTCGGCGCACCCGTTGGGCCGCTGATTGCCACCTCAGGCATCGTCGTCGTCATTATAGGCCTTGCGCTGCAGAACACGCTTGCCGATGTCTTTTCCGGAATCGCGCTGGCTCTCGGTCGCGCCTACGTCATCGGCGACTGGATCCAGCTCGCCGACGGCACCGAAGGGCGTGTCGTTGAAACCAACTGGCGCTCCACCAATCTGCTTTCGGGCGGATATAACGTCGTCGTCCTGCCGAACAGCGTGCTGGCGAAACAGGGCGTTACCAATCGCAGCCGCCCTGATGAGTCGCACCAGATCTCGCTGACGATGCGAATATCCGCCATACACAAGCCGCGGCTCGTCGAAGAGGTCATGCTTGCCGTCCTGCAGGGCTGCGAAAGGATCGTCATGAACCCGCCGCCGGTCGTCGCGCTCAAGACGATCGACGCAATCGCTCTCGAGATCGAGCTGTTCTTCCGCGTCGCGAGCGCGGCAGGCCGCATGTCGGCACAGAACGAGATCATCGATCTCATCTACGAACATTGCAGGGCGAACGGAATATCATTGGCGATGCCGGCCCAAAGCCTCGTCTGCCCCCCGACAGGCGAACAGAAGGAACAGGCCACTCTCAGGGCGATATCATCCGGCGCGCTCTAG
- a CDS encoding carboxymuconolactone decarboxylase family protein — protein MTQRLNYAQQSPELFRKLSELSMALKDSAIEQKIQDLVHIRASQINGCAFCLDMHVKEAKIHSESELRLHHIAVWRESNLFIPRERAALAWTEAVTKLHEGGIPDELYERVRGQLSEKEISDLTFVIMVINAWNRASIAFKTVPGSADKAYGLDRAGLN, from the coding sequence ATGACCCAGCGTTTGAATTATGCCCAGCAATCACCGGAACTCTTCAGGAAACTCTCGGAACTCAGCATGGCTCTGAAGGACAGCGCCATCGAACAGAAGATCCAGGATCTCGTTCACATTCGCGCATCGCAGATTAACGGCTGCGCTTTCTGCCTGGACATGCATGTCAAGGAAGCCAAGATCCATAGCGAGAGCGAACTCCGGCTCCACCACATAGCCGTCTGGCGGGAATCCAATCTCTTCATTCCCCGGGAGCGTGCCGCGCTCGCCTGGACTGAAGCGGTGACGAAACTGCATGAAGGCGGCATTCCCGACGAGCTCTACGAGCGCGTGCGCGGCCAGCTTTCCGAGAAGGAAATCTCCGATCTCACCTTCGTAATCATGGTCATCAATGCCTGGAACCGCGCCAGCATCGCCTTCAAGACCGTGCCGGGCTCGGCCGACAAGGCCTATGGCCTCGACAGGGCCGGCCTCAACTAA
- a CDS encoding cupin domain-containing protein, whose protein sequence is MIKSILGLALTVLVSTTAVAHAAGEKDAKVTLVYEHELPNVPGKSIKGVLVEYGPGGFSSAHTHPNSAFIYATVLEGAIRSQVNDGPVKVFKAGENFSEMPGDRHGVSENASKTKPAKLLAVFVVDSSQKELTFPIKK, encoded by the coding sequence ATGATCAAGTCAATTCTCGGCCTCGCCCTCACCGTCCTGGTGTCCACCACCGCCGTTGCACACGCTGCAGGCGAGAAGGATGCCAAGGTCACGCTTGTCTACGAACACGAACTGCCGAACGTTCCCGGCAAGAGCATCAAGGGCGTCCTCGTGGAATACGGTCCGGGCGGCTTTTCCTCGGCCCACACCCATCCGAACTCGGCCTTCATTTATGCAACGGTCCTGGAAGGGGCGATCCGCAGCCAGGTCAATGACGGTCCGGTCAAGGTCTTCAAGGCCGGCGAAAACTTCTCCGAGATGCCGGGCGATCGCCACGGCGTCAGCGAGAATGCTAGCAAGACCAAGCCGGCGAAGCTGTTGGCTGTCTTCGTCGTCGACAGCAGCCAGAAGGAACTGACCTTCCCGATCAAGAAATAA
- a CDS encoding TIM barrel protein has product MFRALNQITAPNLSYTDFLDLSVALGCQGVEVRNDLKRQLFDGLSPTKAGQMVRERGLRLVGLSQVYPFNFWSDDIERKVRDLIAIAKEAGAETISLIPRNEGIGTEAQERKANLETSLAAILPLLQEAELVALVEPLGFQRSSLRYKAELVDAINALDAAHRYKLVHDTFHHALADGGPIFAGHTGIVHISAVVDPTLQLNQMEDEHRVLVDRLDRLDNVGQIKALQAAGYVGPISYECFSPLVHDLANPREAIQASFDFIESALKAG; this is encoded by the coding sequence ATGTTCCGGGCACTCAATCAGATTACGGCACCAAATCTTAGCTACACCGATTTCCTCGACCTATCGGTTGCTCTCGGCTGCCAGGGTGTAGAGGTTCGCAACGACCTCAAGCGCCAGCTATTTGACGGCCTTTCGCCGACGAAGGCGGGTCAAATGGTTCGGGAGCGAGGTTTGCGGCTCGTTGGCCTGTCCCAGGTCTATCCATTCAATTTCTGGTCGGATGATATCGAGCGGAAGGTTCGGGACCTGATTGCAATCGCCAAGGAGGCTGGTGCTGAAACTATCAGCCTGATCCCGCGAAACGAGGGGATCGGCACCGAGGCGCAGGAGCGCAAAGCCAATCTCGAAACGTCCCTCGCCGCCATCTTGCCTCTTCTTCAAGAGGCAGAGCTTGTCGCGCTGGTCGAGCCGCTGGGGTTCCAGCGTTCCTCGCTGCGTTACAAGGCAGAGCTCGTGGACGCGATCAATGCGCTCGACGCAGCGCACCGCTATAAACTCGTCCATGACACGTTCCATCATGCCCTGGCGGATGGCGGGCCGATTTTTGCCGGCCACACCGGGATCGTCCACATATCGGCCGTCGTCGATCCGACGTTGCAGCTGAACCAGATGGAAGACGAACACCGGGTTCTCGTCGACCGATTGGACCGACTGGACAATGTCGGTCAGATCAAGGCTCTGCAGGCTGCCGGATATGTCGGACCGATTTCCTACGAATGCTTCTCTCCCCTGGTGCACGACCTCGCCAACCCACGAGAAGCGATCCAAGCCTCATTTGATTTCATCGAATCGGCCTTAAAGGCCGGGTGA
- a CDS encoding fatty acid desaturase family protein yields MTTIIKRDYDLLGASGRLAVETGLAAAEWYHTDVARKDMKALMQRSDAPAIRDTIIWLGSMAVFAALGVYFWGSWICVPFFLAYGVLYGSASDSRWHECGHGTAFKTRWMNDVVYQIACFMIMRNPVTWRWSHARHHTDTVIVGRDPEIAVMRPPDLLRLVLNFFGILDAWYAMIDMLRNSAGFVSAAEKTFIPEMEQPKAIRIARIWLAIYIVTIASAIAMGSILPLMLIGLPRLYGAWHHVLTGLLQHGGLADNVIDHRLNSRTVIMNPVSRFIYWNMNYHVEHHMFPMVPYHALPKLHAMIKHDLPAANPSIWSGYREMIPAFLRQLRNEDYFLKRELPPTARPYREEFHGELPAAAQ; encoded by the coding sequence ATGACGACGATAATCAAGCGTGACTATGATCTGCTCGGCGCAAGCGGCAGACTGGCGGTGGAAACGGGGCTTGCCGCCGCCGAATGGTATCACACGGATGTTGCGCGCAAGGATATGAAGGCGCTGATGCAGCGCTCGGATGCGCCAGCGATCCGCGACACCATCATCTGGCTTGGCAGCATGGCGGTCTTCGCAGCACTTGGCGTCTACTTCTGGGGGTCGTGGATCTGCGTTCCTTTCTTCCTGGCCTATGGCGTGCTCTACGGCTCAGCCTCGGACAGCCGCTGGCATGAATGCGGCCATGGCACGGCGTTCAAGACGCGCTGGATGAATGACGTGGTCTATCAGATCGCCTGCTTCATGATCATGCGCAATCCGGTGACCTGGCGCTGGAGCCATGCGCGCCACCATACCGATACCGTCATCGTCGGCCGCGACCCGGAAATTGCCGTCATGAGGCCGCCGGATCTTCTCCGCCTCGTCCTGAATTTCTTCGGCATCCTCGATGCCTGGTACGCCATGATCGACATGCTGCGCAATTCTGCCGGCTTCGTCAGTGCTGCGGAAAAGACCTTCATTCCCGAGATGGAGCAGCCGAAAGCGATCCGCATCGCTCGTATCTGGCTTGCGATCTACATCGTCACCATCGCATCAGCGATCGCCATGGGCTCAATCCTGCCGCTGATGCTGATCGGCCTTCCCCGGCTCTATGGCGCCTGGCACCACGTTCTGACCGGCCTGCTGCAGCATGGCGGCCTCGCCGACAATGTCATTGATCATCGCCTGAACAGCCGCACCGTCATAATGAACCCGGTCAGCCGCTTCATCTACTGGAACATGAACTATCATGTCGAACATCACATGTTCCCGATGGTGCCCTATCATGCGCTGCCGAAGCTGCATGCGATGATCAAGCATGATCTGCCGGCCGCCAATCCGTCCATCTGGTCCGGCTATCGCGAGATGATACCCGCATTCCTGCGGCAATTGCGCAACGAGGACTATTTCCTGAAGCGCGAGCTGCCGCCAACGGCGCGGCCCTATCGCGAAGAATTCCATGGCGAGCTACCGGCCGCGGCCCAATAA
- a CDS encoding MocE family 2Fe-2S type ferredoxin codes for MSNWIEVCAADAIDEEDVIRFDHDGRTFAVYRSPEDDYFATDGLCTHEKIHLADGLVMDNIIECPKHNGRFDYRTGEAKGAPVCVNLQTYPVKVENGTVFIGL; via the coding sequence ATGAGCAATTGGATCGAAGTCTGCGCCGCTGATGCAATCGACGAGGAGGACGTCATCCGTTTCGATCATGACGGACGGACCTTCGCCGTCTATCGCAGCCCCGAGGACGATTATTTCGCGACCGACGGCTTATGCACGCACGAGAAAATCCATCTCGCCGATGGCCTGGTCATGGACAACATCATCGAATGTCCCAAGCACAATGGCCGCTTCGACTACCGCACCGGCGAAGCCAAAGGCGCTCCGGTCTGCGTCAATCTGCAGACCTATCCGGTCAAGGTCGAGAATGGCACCGTCTTCATCGGGCTCTGA
- a CDS encoding NAD(P)/FAD-dependent oxidoreductase produces MAHFVIIGAGECGARAAFALREKGFEGDITLIGAEPLAPYERPPLSKGGSDEVPEPKFVAALERYQEQAIDLRLDTTVTAIAPSTKTIRFAGGETLSYDKLLFATGASARNLPGIDGTSHRIRMLRTHADAVALHAALNPGQHIAIIGGGFIGLELAATARKRGADVTVIEGLQRVLKRGVPEEIAEAITERHRQEGADIRCGQVIEAVQEDADKVVVRMATGDVISADLLLVGIGALPNAAPAAEAGLTINNGIAVNERLETSVADIYAAGDCCSFPLALYGGRRVRLESWRNAQEQANLAAANMLGEGAEISSVPWFWSDQYDLTLQIAGLADEAVAHVRRDLDDGAFILFHLGADGRLLAASGIGRGNAIARDIRLAEMLIAARAHPDQAALAASTVKLKSLLAA; encoded by the coding sequence GTGGCGCATTTCGTCATTATCGGAGCCGGGGAATGCGGCGCCCGCGCTGCCTTCGCACTTCGCGAAAAGGGATTTGAGGGCGACATCACCCTCATCGGCGCCGAGCCGCTGGCCCCATACGAACGCCCGCCGCTTTCGAAGGGCGGATCAGACGAGGTGCCCGAGCCAAAATTCGTCGCAGCATTGGAGCGTTATCAGGAGCAAGCGATCGACCTGAGGCTCGATACGACGGTGACAGCGATCGCTCCTTCCACAAAGACCATCAGGTTCGCGGGTGGAGAAACGCTAAGCTACGACAAACTGCTGTTCGCAACCGGAGCCTCGGCACGCAACCTTCCCGGCATCGATGGCACCTCTCATCGCATCCGCATGCTGCGGACCCATGCGGATGCGGTCGCATTGCATGCCGCGCTCAATCCCGGACAGCACATTGCCATCATTGGCGGCGGCTTCATCGGCCTTGAACTGGCAGCGACGGCACGCAAGCGCGGCGCCGACGTCACGGTCATCGAGGGTCTGCAGCGGGTGTTGAAACGCGGCGTGCCGGAGGAAATCGCCGAGGCAATTACCGAGCGGCATCGTCAGGAGGGTGCCGATATACGCTGCGGTCAGGTCATCGAAGCGGTGCAGGAGGACGCCGACAAGGTCGTCGTTCGTATGGCGACCGGAGACGTGATCTCTGCCGATCTGCTGCTCGTCGGTATCGGTGCCCTGCCGAATGCCGCGCCCGCTGCCGAAGCGGGCCTTACGATCAACAACGGCATTGCCGTCAACGAGCGGCTGGAAACCTCCGTTGCCGACATCTATGCGGCGGGCGATTGCTGCTCCTTTCCGCTGGCGCTCTATGGCGGAAGGCGTGTTCGCCTCGAATCCTGGCGCAATGCGCAGGAGCAGGCCAATCTCGCCGCCGCCAACATGCTGGGAGAAGGTGCGGAGATATCCTCGGTGCCGTGGTTCTGGTCCGATCAATATGATCTGACATTGCAGATTGCCGGCCTTGCGGATGAAGCGGTCGCCCATGTACGGCGCGACCTCGATGACGGGGCGTTCATCCTCTTCCATCTCGGCGCGGACGGAAGGCTGCTCGCCGCCAGCGGTATCGGACGCGGCAATGCCATAGCGCGTGATATCCGCCTTGCCGAGATGCTGATCGCCGCCCGCGCGCATCCGGATCAAGCTGCTCTGGCGGCAAGCACGGTCAAGCTGAAGTCGCTGCTTGCGGCCTAA
- a CDS encoding LacI family DNA-binding transcriptional regulator, with the protein MRRPTISDLAKASGVSVATIDRVLNGRLPVREQTARRVYEAAQDIGYHAVGLLRQRVFEDVPRYQLAFLLQKPMQSFYQAFAKEIEAAAAAMTAAKLQVQIDYPAVSTPSVIAEKMRALAARNQVVAVVAPDYPAVEAIVDELKEKGIPVFSVLSDFAAGVREGYLGLDNRKVGRSAAWTIARTARKPGKVACFVGSHRFHGHELRELGFRSYFRENAPEFEVLETLINFDAVDVTHEATLDLLQKHPDLIGLYVAGGGMEGAIAALREENRAGDVTLIVNELVPESKGALMDGTVAMAICTPLPLLCRELITQMVSSVERSAQTTVRQTFFPFEIYISENI; encoded by the coding sequence ATGCGTCGCCCCACCATATCGGATCTCGCCAAGGCGTCCGGCGTCAGTGTCGCCACCATCGACCGTGTGCTGAACGGGCGCCTTCCGGTTCGCGAACAGACGGCACGGCGCGTCTATGAAGCGGCGCAGGACATCGGCTATCACGCTGTCGGCCTCCTGCGTCAGCGCGTCTTCGAAGACGTGCCACGCTATCAGCTAGCATTCCTGTTGCAGAAGCCCATGCAATCATTTTATCAAGCCTTTGCCAAAGAGATCGAAGCGGCTGCGGCAGCGATGACGGCAGCGAAGCTGCAGGTTCAAATCGACTATCCGGCTGTCTCGACACCGAGCGTAATCGCCGAGAAAATGCGAGCGCTGGCAGCGCGTAATCAGGTCGTGGCCGTCGTCGCCCCTGATTATCCAGCTGTCGAGGCGATCGTCGACGAGCTCAAGGAAAAGGGGATTCCGGTCTTTTCCGTACTTTCCGACTTTGCCGCGGGCGTTCGGGAGGGGTATCTCGGCCTCGACAACAGAAAGGTCGGGAGATCTGCTGCCTGGACGATCGCGCGCACGGCTCGTAAGCCGGGCAAAGTGGCGTGTTTCGTGGGCAGCCACCGTTTTCACGGCCACGAGTTGCGAGAGCTGGGTTTTCGCTCCTATTTCCGCGAGAATGCGCCGGAATTCGAGGTGCTGGAAACGCTCATCAATTTCGACGCCGTCGACGTCACGCATGAGGCGACGCTCGATCTTCTGCAGAAACATCCAGACCTTATCGGTCTCTATGTAGCCGGCGGCGGAATGGAGGGGGCGATCGCCGCACTCCGGGAGGAAAACCGCGCAGGCGACGTGACCCTCATCGTCAACGAGCTTGTCCCCGAGAGTAAGGGCGCACTGATGGATGGAACAGTTGCCATGGCCATTTGCACTCCATTGCCTCTTCTGTGCCGAGAGCTCATCACGCAAATGGTGAGTTCAGTCGAAAGAAGCGCGCAAACGACCGTGCGTCAGACTTTTTTCCCGTTCGAGATCTATATCTCCGAGAATATTTGA
- a CDS encoding RrF2 family transcriptional regulator, producing the protein MILKSQVEWALHCCAILAGLPDGRYLSTKALAEFHGLPKEYLSKALQSLSQAGLVDTTLGPSGGYRLARPPADLTFLEIVEAVEGRQRTFVCTNIRANNPCRPKDYCESSPCAVARIMWEADEAWREKLRSVKLSDLVGILSKEIPPELWKSSFEWVLERAG; encoded by the coding sequence ATGATTTTGAAAAGCCAAGTCGAATGGGCTCTCCATTGTTGCGCCATTCTTGCAGGTTTGCCTGACGGCCGCTATCTCTCCACCAAAGCGCTCGCCGAATTCCATGGGCTTCCCAAGGAATATCTTTCCAAGGCCCTCCAGAGCCTGTCTCAGGCTGGACTTGTCGACACGACACTCGGCCCCTCCGGTGGTTATCGATTGGCGAGACCGCCCGCGGATCTCACTTTTCTAGAGATCGTGGAGGCCGTCGAGGGGCGGCAGCGAACCTTCGTCTGCACCAATATTCGCGCCAACAACCCCTGCCGCCCGAAGGACTATTGCGAAAGCAGCCCTTGTGCGGTGGCGCGCATCATGTGGGAGGCCGACGAAGCGTGGCGCGAGAAACTGCGTAGTGTCAAATTGTCAGACCTCGTCGGCATCCTGTCGAAGGAGATCCCGCCGGAACTCTGGAAAAGCTCTTTCGAATGGGTGCTAGAGCGCGCCGGATGA
- a CDS encoding MBL fold metallo-hydrolase, which translates to MDLDTSHSVKTSPDELVPSRYAVQIGDIEVLVISDGVLPLPTKMLGYNADPADRAAWLNDMFLPQDAFDWALNAVVVRSGKQTILIDAGLGLDPELNLPRAGQLIKRLEAAGIDLGSVTDVVLTHMHMDHVGGLLVDGVKARLRPDLRIHVAAAEVKFWEAPDFSHVSMPPGFPDALRAAAKQFRKEYENQLKLFDDEFQVAPGVVVSRTGGHTPGHSVVRVASGKDRLMFAGDAVFAVGFEHPDWHNGFEHDPEEAARVRVRLLRELAETGGLLVATHMPFPSVGHVAADGDVFRWVPVFWDY; encoded by the coding sequence ATGGACCTAGACACTTCTCATTCCGTTAAAACAAGCCCTGACGAGCTGGTTCCGTCGCGCTATGCGGTACAGATCGGCGATATCGAGGTACTCGTGATCAGTGACGGCGTGTTGCCGCTGCCGACCAAGATGTTGGGATACAATGCCGACCCGGCCGATCGCGCGGCCTGGCTGAACGACATGTTCCTGCCGCAGGACGCTTTTGACTGGGCGCTGAACGCGGTCGTCGTTCGCAGCGGCAAGCAGACCATCCTGATCGACGCCGGCCTGGGGCTGGACCCGGAATTGAACCTGCCGCGGGCCGGACAACTGATCAAGCGGCTGGAAGCCGCCGGCATCGATCTTGGATCCGTGACCGACGTGGTGTTGACCCACATGCATATGGATCATGTTGGCGGGCTGCTCGTCGATGGAGTGAAGGCGCGGCTGCGTCCGGACCTCAGGATCCATGTGGCGGCGGCAGAGGTCAAATTCTGGGAAGCGCCCGACTTCTCCCATGTGTCAATGCCGCCCGGCTTCCCGGATGCGCTTCGGGCGGCCGCGAAGCAGTTCAGAAAAGAGTATGAAAACCAGCTGAAACTGTTCGATGATGAATTCCAGGTGGCGCCGGGCGTGGTCGTCTCCCGAACCGGCGGCCACACACCCGGGCATAGCGTGGTCCGCGTCGCCTCCGGCAAGGACCGGCTGATGTTTGCAGGCGATGCCGTGTTCGCGGTCGGCTTCGAACATCCCGATTGGCACAACGGCTTCGAACACGATCCGGAGGAGGCTGCCCGCGTCCGTGTCCGTCTTCTGCGGGAGCTGGCCGAGACCGGCGGACTTCTGGTGGCGACCCATATGCCGTTCCCGTCGGTCGGCCACGTGGCAGCCGACGGCGATGTCTTCCGCTGGGTACCGGTATTCTGGGACTACTAA